The following DNA comes from candidate division KSB1 bacterium.
AAATAACGCTTGGATTTCTTAAAGATAAAATATATAAACCGCGAATAAACGCGAATGGACGCTAATACAAGAACAGACTAAAACTTTATCCCCTTAGCGTTCATTCGCGTCCATTGGCGGATGAAACCTGGAAATGGGATGGCCTCTCGCGTGCGGCAAACCGCCTGAATAATACTGATCCGAATGGTGAATGATTGCAGCACGGCCAAACCGTTTGCTTCGTTGAGCGGCTTGACCCTTGCTAAAAAAGAGTCTTTCTATGTCATCAAGCATTAAACATCACATAAAGTCCTTACAAACTACCATAGTTTCCGCCATCCTGCTCTTCTGCTCTTTCCTCCCCCTCCCCGCCGCGCCGGTGTATTTGAGCAGCCGAGAGAAAATCCTGGAGGTGCTCCAGCAGTATGCACCCGACGCTTATTTTATCCTCGACACCTATGAGCACGCTCCGCGTCATTACAGCTGCGGCAGCGGTTGGGTCCGCCTCGGCAAGGCTGAGGATTTTATGAAATACATTCGGCATTACAGTGATTATGAACTCCTGGACGACTTGAACACCGCCGTGCACGAGATCAACCATGGCTTATGTGCCCTCCCCTATGCTTTTATGAAGGGACAAGAATGGCAACCAGGTCAGAGGTTTAATGCAATTTTTCTCGGCGGCGATTCGGTGATGGTCGTGCCGGTGACAGAGACTTTTCCGGCTAAAAAGATGGCGCAAACCATCCCGCCCGCAATGCGGACATTTCGATATGCGGGTTATATCTCTTCATCCCCACATTACCAGAGCACGCAGGTCGAAGGCATTTACGGTCTTTTGGACGAGCTCAATTCCTACTATCACGGCACCAAGGTGATTTACGATCTCTACCCCTTTTGCAGAGACGTGCTGCAGACCTCGGGGAAAGAGTGGCTGAAATTTTTTCAGGCTTTCAACGGCACTTTTTTCGCCTATGCCGAATTCAAATATTTCATTCTCCAATACCTCATTTATGCCGAAACACGAGAACGACAAATTTATGACGGCATCCTCAACAACCGACGATTCTGTCAGGCATTCTGCCAAGTCGACCGCAACTTTGCCGCACTGATTCAGAATTATTGGTCTTTGAAACAGGAGATCAACGACTCGCTGGTCCGCGACGGCCATCGAGTCAAAGAAAACGATAAATTCATTTATATCGATGATCATGGAGTCGGAAATTTCCTCGCTGAATTCAAGAAATTGAGAGCCGAAATGGAAAAAGAGCCGTTCCGTTCGACGGAGGCTCGCTTACGCCGCCATGCCGGATTGGATTCCACAGGTAACTATTCGGTCGCGTTGTTGTTTACCGAGCTGCCCTCCAGGCCACTACCGCCTGCGCCGAAAGCCCCCAAAGATGTTTCTGCAGATGCATATCCACCCTCCGCATCTGTTCCGGTTGCCGGTCCAGAGAAAAGGCAGGAAGGTCCTGATTACACTTCCGATTCCACCTCTTCGTCCCCCCAAGAAGAAAAGGATTCAGCGCCTGTGCTTGCAGACAATACAACTGCATCGCCGCCGGCAGAGGCCAAGCCGCTTTCCGATGCTTCAACCCCGCCGTTGGCTGAACAAGCGCCGGATTCCCCTGCGACGATTGCGGAACTGCTGCAAAGATATTTTGCGGAAAGTTTCGGCTGGTACGGTTACGGCGTTCGCCTTGGCGTGCTGCGACCGGCTTCGGATCTGGGGTCGTCCGCCGCTGCCGGAATCCACTTTCCCCTCGGCCGCCTTGCATCGAATACCGAAACGGCCGTCATCGTCGATTATTGGAACGAGAGCCGACACGAAAAAGGCTTCCATGAAGAGTGGAAGGCTTTCGGGCTGTCGGTGATCCTGCGGCATTACTTGGCCGCCGATGAATTCTCGATCTCTCCCTACTTGGGCGGCGGCTGCGGCCTTAACCACTCATCAAAATTTCACCGCTCGTTCCAAACCGATCCTGCTGCGACGAGAACCGCCCGCTCCACCTCAGGACTGAGCCTGCAATTGAAAGCTTTCGCCGGTCTGCAGTTTCCGCTCGCGCAAAAACGACTGTTCTTCGAGGTTAATTTCTCTGCCGCAAAGGTCAACACGCTGGGATTGTATGCGGGGATCGATTTTCTGCAGGCGGCTGGAAAGGAGTAAATGCCGACATGACTTTGCGTCTATCATCACGTTCTCTCATCTATTGTAAAGCCTGCCAAATCCATCACCTAATCGTTGCTCCATGACAAAAACTCCTCCAGCCTAAAAATTAAACCTTCGGGTTCAGTCTTAAAATACCTGCTTATCCATTTATTCAATGGACATTTGTTGATGGACTCCTATTTTCACTCCGCATTTTCATTTGCAAGAAATTTTTCACGGGATTCACATTGGAATGGAATTAATGCTCCTTTTTGCCTATTTTTAGAATCATGTGATTGTTATGGCTCAATTCACGCGCTTGGTTGTTTTGCATATGGAGGCATATGGAGGTCAGTCTGGCCGAGACAAAACCACCGCAAAGACAAGCCAACCGTGGACACTTAATTATCAAAAAGGAATTCAGTTTATGAAGGGGATGCGGGCGCTTATAGCGATTCTATGGCTTGGATTGATCTTGCAGGGGAGAGCGGCGGAATTCTATGTTTCGCCGAACGGCAACGATAATTGGTCGGGAACCCTGCCGCAGCCGAACTCGACCCAAACTGACGGGCCGTTCGCCACTCTGCAAAGGGCGCAGGCGGCGACGCGCACGGCTCAACACACCGAACCGATTACGGTTTACATTCGCGAGGGTATTTATTTTGTCGGCACCTGGCGGTTCGACCCTCAGGACTCCGGCACCCCTTCCGCGCCGGTGACGTTCCGCAATTACGCCGATGAACGACCGGTAATCAGCGGCGGACGCGCAATAACCGGTTGGCGGACGCAGGGCGCCCTTTGGGTGACGACCATCGATGAGGTCAAGAGCGGCAAGCTCTATTTCAAGGAGCTTTACGTCAACGGCGAGCGCCGCGACCGCGCCCGCACTCCCCGTAAAGGCGAGTTTTTTCGCATTACCGGCAGTGTTGAGGGCAACGACAAACGCAGCTTTCGTTTTCGTCCCGGTGATCTGATCGATTTCGACAACCGCGCCGACGTCAACATTGTCCTCTACCAATCTTGGCTCGGCATTCATTTATGGATCGACGCCCTGAACACGGCGCAGAACACGGTCACTTTTTCGCCGCAGCTGGTCTTTCCGGTCGGCAATTTCGACAGCCGAACGCGCTATTACGTCGAAAACGCCTTTGAGCTGCTGGATGAGCCTGCGGAGTGGTATCTGAATCGCAGGACCGGCGAGCTGTTCTATTATCCTCTGCCGGGCGAGACGCCGGAAAACTGCAAAGTCATTGCGCCGGTTGTCGACAGAGTGCTGGAGCTGCGCGGCAGCAGCAGCAATAAAATCAAATTTTTGCAATTTGAGGGTCTGCGGTTTATGCACGCCGACTGGATTGTGGCCGACAAGAATCAGACCGAGCTGCAGGCGCACATTCTGTTGGATGATGCAATCGTCTATGCCCGTTTTGCCGAGGACTGTTCATTCAGGAAATGCGAGATCGCATTGGGCGGCGCGCACGGCGTCATTCTTTCTCAAGGCTGCACCGGCAACCGCATCGAACAATGCCATATCCACAGCTTGGGCGGCGGCGGCATATACATCGGCAACACGACCGGTTGGAACGCATGCGAAAAGCCTCCTGCCGCCCTGGCCATAGGGGAAAATACCGTCGACAACTGCTTTCTGCACGATCTGACCCACGTGCATCACGGCTCGGTCGGCATTTGGATCGGCAACAGCTCCAACAATACCATTACGCACAACGAAATCTGCAATCTCGATTACACGGGCATTTCCGTCGGCTGGTGCTGGGGCTACAGCCCTTCCTCTTCAGGCGGGAACGAAATCGCCTATAATCACATTCATCATCTCGGCCAGGGTGAGCTTTCGGACATGGGCGGCATCTATACCCTCGGCATCTCGCCGGGAACGCACCTGCATCACAATCTTATTCACGACGTTTATGCCTACAGCTACGGCGGCTGGGGCATCTATACCGACGAAGGCAGCTCGGATATTCTGATCGAGCAAAATATCGTCTACCGTACCAAAAGTCCGAGCTTTCATCAGCATTACGGCCAACGGAATATTGTACGAAACAATATTTTTGCATTCTCCGAAACCGCCGGTCTGCAGCGAACCCGCGATGAGGCCGGTAAGTCCTTTACCTTCGAACGAAATATTGTTCTCACAACCAACGGTGAGGTGCTTTCCGGCTCATGGGGGGATAAAAACTTTGTCATTGACCGCAATCTGTTTTGGGATCATTACGCCGGCCCCCGCTTGGATTTCGGGTTCAAGCCTCTAAAAGAGTGGCAAGCCTTGGGGTTCGACAAAAATTCGCTCGTCGCCGACCCATTGTTTGTCGATCCGCTCAACGGCAATTTTGACCTCTCACCGGCTTCGCCTGCATTTTTGCTTGGTTTCGAGAACATCGGGTCGAGCTCTATAGGCTTATACGGCGATACCGATTGGACAGAGCTGCCCAAAGGCATCAAGTATCGTTCCGTTAATCCGATTGCTCAACCTCCTGCCGCTCCCTTTTTTGCCAAAGACGAATGGCTGGAAACCTTTGACGATCTTTGCTTGAACGGCGTGCCTCCTTTTGCGCAGATCATGGGCGTATCGGGTGCGGCAGGTCAAAATATTTTTGTAACCAATGAGAAATCCCTTTCGGGTACGCAGAGCCTGAAATTCGACGACCGCGTCCTGGCGCAAAACACCTATGAGCCTTTTATGTTCTTTCTCCCTTATTGGTACGAAGACGGTCGGATGACGGTCAGTTTCGATATTTTGATGCAGGCCGGTTCGTCGGTAACTTTCGAGTACCGCGATAACAAAGGATACCCGAACGGCGTCGGGCCGAGCTTGGCGCTTTCTCCCGGACAGACCTGGCGCGAAGGAACGACGGTCGTCAAGTTACCGGTCGATGAATGGTTTCACGTGACGCTCGTTTGCGGAATCGGCGGAAAAGCCAACGGCAAGTACGATGCGGCGGTCACTGTGGCCGGACAGACCGTCAGGCGGACGAATCTTGCCTGCGTCAATAAAACCTGGCGGGGCGCCATGGAGGTCTATTTCATCAGCACCGCCAATGTCAATACTGCCTTTTATATCGACAACCTCCACTTTCAACTTGAACGGGAAGAGGCAGGAGTAGAGTCGACTGCCGACGCACCCGAAAGCTTCCGGCTGTACGGATCTTACCCCAATCCCTTCAATCCGACAACGACCATTGCCTTTTATGTTGCGGAGACCGGGAAATCGGTACAGCTGCAGGTCTACAATCTGAAAGGTGAACTCGTCCGTACGCTGGTCGACGGCACTCTGTCGGTCGGTCGACACAGAGCAACTTGGGACGGCAAAACGGTATGCGGCCTGCCGGCGCCCACGGGCGTTTACCAGCTGAAACTGAGCGTCGACGGTCGCACGGTATCCGTTGCGAAGGTAACGCTGTTGCGGTAAGCCATCGGACGCGGCAATTACGAGTTGCTCTTTTCTAATTCCTCTCTAAAATCGGTTGACTTTCCGCAACAGCCTCGTTTCCGAGACAACCGACTGCGGCAAAAAGGCGCCCTCAATCTGAGTCCCGCCGACGTCTTCCGGCTCAGAACAATAGTGCCTTAGGATCGTTATAAAATCCGACTTTACGGTTTACGCGCGCTGAAAATAGGAGAAAGCAATTGAGCTTGCGGTTTTGTTTGATGTTCTACATTGCGGTATTTGCAATTTTCGCTGTTTCATGGGCGGAAGCGCAGGAAGAGAGCGCTGAAATTATTGCGGTCAAATGGCCGGATGACGCCGTTTTTCATCTCGACGGGCGGCCGGATGAACCGGCATGGCGGCTTGCTCCGGCGATTACGCAATTTCGGCAATATGAACCGCAGGAAGGTGCGCCGGCGACGGAAGAAACCGAGGTCCGCGTGCTCTACAACCGCAGCGCGCTGCTGATCAGTGTGGTTGCCCATGACCGTGAGCCGGACCAGGTCATCGGCCGCATTCTGCAGCGCGACAAAATCCTCATGCAGGGCATGGGCAACCGCTACGGTTACGCCGGCGACGATCTGGTCGCCGTACTCATCGATCCGTTTCACGATCGGCGCAATGCCTACGTCTTTGCCGTCAATCCGGCCGGCGCCGAATTTGATGCGTTGATTACCGATGAAAGCCGCATGTGGAACATCGAATGGCGCGGCATTTGGCGCGCCGCCGCTGCACGCACGGCCGACGGCTGGTCGGCAGAGCTCGAGATTCCCTTTCGTACCCTGCGCTATCCCGAAAACGCCGATGGGGAGAGAACCTGGGGTTTCAATGTCTACCGCGTCATTCGCCGCAAAAATGAAGAGGTCATGTGGCAATCATGGATGCGGGGCGGCGGCGGGTTTCATCGCGTCAGCCAAGCGGGCGTCCTGCGCGGGCTGACGGATTTGCCGCGCAGCGGCTGGAATATAGAGCTCAAGCCGATCGGCGTCCTTGGCCGGACGAAAGAGCAGGGCTTTGCCGTTGAAAACACGGCGCACCTGGGCGTGGACGCCAAGTGGGAAGTGAGTCCCGGTCTGGTTCTCGACCTGACGATGCACCCCGATTTTGCGCAGGTCGAATCGGACGATGAGCGCGTCAACCTGACACGGTTCGAGCTGTTCTATCCGGAAAAACGCGAGTTTTTTCTCGAAAACGCCGGCCTTTTCGAGTTCGGCACGCAGGGCACGTTTGAGCCGCCGCCGTTTCTGATGTTCATGTCGCGCAGCATCGGCATCAAAGACGGTCGTGCGACGCCGCTGATCGGCGGTGTCCGTCTCTCCGGTCGGGTCGGTCGTCAGACCATCGGGCTTCTGGACATGATGTCGAGCGGCGAAGGAAAGGATCCTCGGACCAATTTTTCCGTTTTTCGTTACAAAAGGGATATTGGTGCATCGAACTATATCGGCTTTGCGGCCACGGATCGCCGGAACGGCGCGGAAGCCAATACGGTTGCCGGCCTCGACGCCTCCTTCTGGCTGAAGCCCACGCTCAATTTTCAGACTTTTATCGCGCGCACGCAGACTTCCGGTCGAGGCGGGGATGATTTTGCCGGACGAGCGGCGCTCGAATACAGCGGCGACCGCTTCGGCCTTTCGGCGGATGTTTTGCAGGTCGGTCCTGAAGTCCAGGCGGCCATGGGATTCGTCACCCGCACCGACATCCGTCGTGTCGCTGCCTTTGGTCGGTATACATGGCGGCCGGGAGGTTTGGGCATCCGCAAAATAGACTTTTTTTTGAACGGGGCACGCATCACTCGCCTCGACGGCGAAATTCAGGACCGCCGCCTCGGCCAATTTATAGAGACGGAATGGGAATCCGGCGAAACCTTGGCCGTATTCAACTTTGCTTCTTTTACCCGCCTAAACGAAGGCTTTACGATGAACGGCCGAATACCCATACCACCCGGCGATTACGACAGCCGCGAAAACGGCTTTATGCTTTCCACCAGCCGAAAAAGAGCATTTTCCGCCGAATTGATGGCCGGCATACAACGGCAATATGAGGGAAGGATCGACAATGCCATGCTGTCGCTGAACTGGACTCCCACATCTCACCTTGCCCTGGAGGCGCGCCATCAATTCAGCCGCGTGCGGCTGCCGTGGGGTGAATTCGACTCCCCGCTGGCTTCCCTACGCGTCATCTATTCATTCTCGACCCGCCTGACCGCACAAACCTGGATTCAATACAATCGCCTCGATGATCGGCTCGTCCTTAACGCCCGACTGCATTACCTCTACCGTCCCGGCAGCGACTTTTATCTGGTTTTCAACGATGAAAGAAATCAAGATGGAAATACACCGTTCCCCAATCGAAAGGATGCGGCAGTCAAATTGACTTATCTTTTCCGCATTTAAATTGGCGCACTTTGGGATCCTATTAACAAAAAATTTATATTGAATTAGTTCGGTTTTGATTGTAAAATAGCCTCAGGTTCCATCAGTAAAGGAATGTGAGGCATGAAAACCCGTTTTTTGATTCTCCTCCTGCTTGCAGTTGCGCAAACTCTATCGGCTGCCGACCTGGTCCGCATCGAACCCATCACCGACAGAATCCTGTGCTTGACCTTCGATGAAGGCCATATCGACTATTTCAGCATCGGTCAAACTCGTTATAACGGCAACAAATTATATTATACCCGTCTGAACGTTCCGGCAGCGACCAATCCGGCAAACTATCGGATTTCCAGTGCGGACGATGCCGCCTTTGCCTCGCCCGTACAGCCGGTTGCCGTCGGCCGCAAGGCCAAAGGGGCCGAGTTCCACAACATCTATGATACCGCAAATCCCGGCGCATTGCTGCTGCACTGGATCTATCTGGAGTTGCCGCAGCCGCTCAAAGAAGGAGCCACGTACACGGTGACTTTGGAGGCTGCTTCCAACGTCAAGTCCTATCGATATAAGTACGACTATCGTCGACTGCGCTCACCTGCGGTGCATGTCAACCAAATCGGTTTTGATCCGGCGGCAAAAAAGTTCGCTTATCTTTCCCATTTCATGGGCGATTTTGATCACGCGCCGCATCTCAAAGGCGCATTGGATTTATCTGATTTCAAAGGCTCGCCGTTTCATGTCGTCGATGCCGAGACGGGTGAAATTGTTTTTACCGGGACGATTGCATTGCAAAAGAGCAAAAACAGCGCTGAAGTCACCCGTAACGGCGGCTTTACGCACACCAATTTGACGCGCGCCGATGTCTACGAATGCGATTTCAGCGCCTTTACGCGGCCGGGCCGATATAAAATTGCCGTGCCGCGCATGGGCTGCTCCTATCCCTTTGAAATCGGCGAAGACCTGTATCGTGAGCCCTTCCATGCAACCGCCCGCGCCATGTTTTATCAACGCGCAGGCATCATTCAGGAAATCGAGCCCGGCTTCAACTATCCCCGCGATCATCATCCCGACGACGGCGTCAAGATGTACTGGTTTCCCGATCTTTCGGGGGAAGGCGATTTCGATGTCAAAAAAGCCAAAGGACAAGTGAGCGGCGTGTGGGGCTGGTATCATGATGCCGGGGATTGGGACGGCTATTTGGTGCATTTTCGCGTGCCGATGACGCTGTTGGCGCTTTACGATCTCAAGCCGCAGAATTTCGGTGACGGCGACATCGGGCAGACCTACAAGCTTTCGGACAGCGGCGAGTGGATCCGCGAAGGGGAAAACGGCCTGCCCGACATCCTCGACGAGGCGATGTGGCTGATTCGTTTTTACAAGCGCGCCAAGGAACGGCTGATTGCGCACGGTTACTCCGACGGCGGAGTTCCGGATTATGTGGGTGTCGACGCTGGTGCCGACATCCCCTCTTGGCATGACAAGCGCGATTTGGCCTTAAAAGGCGGTAAAATGGTGGAAGCCACTTACTACTATGCGGCAACGGCCGCTTATCTGGCCGTCTGTCTGAACAAATTCGCCGGCGGCGAGCACCCCGAGAGCGCTATGTGGATTGCAGAAGCCGAAGCGGCTTACGCCTGGTCGCTGGCGAAAAACCGCGACGCCGACCCCGAAGTCAATCGGGCCAAAGAAATGGCGGCAGCGGCGCTCTTTCGCGCCACCGGCGACGGCCGTTACCAGAACGACTTCCGCACCTGCGTCAACCGCGACGGCGAGTTCGGCGTCGGCAGCTTATGGCAACAGATCGCCAATTGGCACTATGCCGCCGGCTTGTTCAGCTTGATTCCCGACAATTTTTCCGGATTGGACCTTCAGCTCAAACGCCGCTGCATCAACGCGCTGGTCAGCCGCGCCGATGCCGAATATGTCCAGACCGCCGGCCAGCGCGGTTTCCGTTACGGTTTCGACCCGAACATCTATTTCG
Coding sequences within:
- a CDS encoding carbohydrate binding family 9 domain-containing protein, whose translation is MSLRFCLMFYIAVFAIFAVSWAEAQEESAEIIAVKWPDDAVFHLDGRPDEPAWRLAPAITQFRQYEPQEGAPATEETEVRVLYNRSALLISVVAHDREPDQVIGRILQRDKILMQGMGNRYGYAGDDLVAVLIDPFHDRRNAYVFAVNPAGAEFDALITDESRMWNIEWRGIWRAAAARTADGWSAELEIPFRTLRYPENADGERTWGFNVYRVIRRKNEEVMWQSWMRGGGGFHRVSQAGVLRGLTDLPRSGWNIELKPIGVLGRTKEQGFAVENTAHLGVDAKWEVSPGLVLDLTMHPDFAQVESDDERVNLTRFELFYPEKREFFLENAGLFEFGTQGTFEPPPFLMFMSRSIGIKDGRATPLIGGVRLSGRVGRQTIGLLDMMSSGEGKDPRTNFSVFRYKRDIGASNYIGFAATDRRNGAEANTVAGLDASFWLKPTLNFQTFIARTQTSGRGGDDFAGRAALEYSGDRFGLSADVLQVGPEVQAAMGFVTRTDIRRVAAFGRYTWRPGGLGIRKIDFFLNGARITRLDGEIQDRRLGQFIETEWESGETLAVFNFASFTRLNEGFTMNGRIPIPPGDYDSRENGFMLSTSRKRAFSAELMAGIQRQYEGRIDNAMLSLNWTPTSHLALEARHQFSRVRLPWGEFDSPLASLRVIYSFSTRLTAQTWIQYNRLDDRLVLNARLHYLYRPGSDFYLVFNDERNQDGNTPFPNRKDAAVKLTYLFRI
- a CDS encoding glycoside hydrolase family 9 protein, producing the protein MKTRFLILLLLAVAQTLSAADLVRIEPITDRILCLTFDEGHIDYFSIGQTRYNGNKLYYTRLNVPAATNPANYRISSADDAAFASPVQPVAVGRKAKGAEFHNIYDTANPGALLLHWIYLELPQPLKEGATYTVTLEAASNVKSYRYKYDYRRLRSPAVHVNQIGFDPAAKKFAYLSHFMGDFDHAPHLKGALDLSDFKGSPFHVVDAETGEIVFTGTIALQKSKNSAEVTRNGGFTHTNLTRADVYECDFSAFTRPGRYKIAVPRMGCSYPFEIGEDLYREPFHATARAMFYQRAGIIQEIEPGFNYPRDHHPDDGVKMYWFPDLSGEGDFDVKKAKGQVSGVWGWYHDAGDWDGYLVHFRVPMTLLALYDLKPQNFGDGDIGQTYKLSDSGEWIREGENGLPDILDEAMWLIRFYKRAKERLIAHGYSDGGVPDYVGVDAGADIPSWHDKRDLALKGGKMVEATYYYAATAAYLAVCLNKFAGGEHPESAMWIAEAEAAYAWSLAKNRDADPEVNRAKEMAAAALFRATGDGRYQNDFRTCVNRDGEFGVGSLWQQIANWHYAAGLFSLIPDNFSGLDLQLKRRCINALVSRADAEYVQTAGQRGFRYGFDPNIYFGIGVFSTPKIFLAAFAYELTGQVKYLDVCRFTCDYTLGGNQMDLVKITGVGDNPEPHCFHPDSWFLIDYNDMVYANPPLPGYVLYEMHKNGDWMTGSQGNIGNGWSWVGDEDYSRSTAYPHIDQFPDAEARFFNRNSIAGSEWTVHQSLCQAIFAYGYLCGPYRQPYSPKRPPVVRLNMAEGTEVPLNGRLRLTAEASPEVERVEYYYQWHFLGESTDKENQYAFDWDLNNYKLKTGTVTITVKAFDRDGRMSRPDENVRRKIKIVAASSVDEPQGSLPTEFRLGQNYPNPFNSCTIIPFATPTTANVQVRIHNLSGELICTLINDRLNPGSYTAVWDGEDQDGSPVATGLYLYRLVTEQSSLTQKCILIR
- a CDS encoding right-handed parallel beta-helix repeat-containing protein, with the translated sequence MKGMRALIAILWLGLILQGRAAEFYVSPNGNDNWSGTLPQPNSTQTDGPFATLQRAQAATRTAQHTEPITVYIREGIYFVGTWRFDPQDSGTPSAPVTFRNYADERPVISGGRAITGWRTQGALWVTTIDEVKSGKLYFKELYVNGERRDRARTPRKGEFFRITGSVEGNDKRSFRFRPGDLIDFDNRADVNIVLYQSWLGIHLWIDALNTAQNTVTFSPQLVFPVGNFDSRTRYYVENAFELLDEPAEWYLNRRTGELFYYPLPGETPENCKVIAPVVDRVLELRGSSSNKIKFLQFEGLRFMHADWIVADKNQTELQAHILLDDAIVYARFAEDCSFRKCEIALGGAHGVILSQGCTGNRIEQCHIHSLGGGGIYIGNTTGWNACEKPPAALAIGENTVDNCFLHDLTHVHHGSVGIWIGNSSNNTITHNEICNLDYTGISVGWCWGYSPSSSGGNEIAYNHIHHLGQGELSDMGGIYTLGISPGTHLHHNLIHDVYAYSYGGWGIYTDEGSSDILIEQNIVYRTKSPSFHQHYGQRNIVRNNIFAFSETAGLQRTRDEAGKSFTFERNIVLTTNGEVLSGSWGDKNFVIDRNLFWDHYAGPRLDFGFKPLKEWQALGFDKNSLVADPLFVDPLNGNFDLSPASPAFLLGFENIGSSSIGLYGDTDWTELPKGIKYRSVNPIAQPPAAPFFAKDEWLETFDDLCLNGVPPFAQIMGVSGAAGQNIFVTNEKSLSGTQSLKFDDRVLAQNTYEPFMFFLPYWYEDGRMTVSFDILMQAGSSVTFEYRDNKGYPNGVGPSLALSPGQTWREGTTVVKLPVDEWFHVTLVCGIGGKANGKYDAAVTVAGQTVRRTNLACVNKTWRGAMEVYFISTANVNTAFYIDNLHFQLEREEAGVESTADAPESFRLYGSYPNPFNPTTTIAFYVAETGKSVQLQVYNLKGELVRTLVDGTLSVGRHRATWDGKTVCGLPAPTGVYQLKLSVDGRTVSVAKVTLLR